Proteins encoded together in one Xenopus laevis strain J_2021 chromosome 6L, Xenopus_laevis_v10.1, whole genome shotgun sequence window:
- the LOC121394496 gene encoding DNA-directed RNA polymerase II subunit RPB1-like, with amino-acid sequence MPQNSPDCWYPPSIPKICHRTLTVLVPTLNPQEMPQNSPHCAGTHLQSPEMSQNSPHCAGTHPQSPRDATELSSLCWYPPSIPRDVTELSSLCWYPPSIPRDVTELSSLCWYPPSIPRDVTELSSLCWYPPSIPRDVTELSSLCWYPPSIPRDVTELSSLCWYPPSIPKRCHRTLLTVLVPTFNPQRCHRTLLTVLVPTLNPQEMPQNSPHCAGTHPQSPEMSQNSPHCAGTHLQSPEMSQNSPHCAGTHPQSPEMSQNSPHCAGTHPQSPEMSQNSPRCAGTHPQSPRDATELSSLCWYPPSIPKRCHRTLLTVLVPTFNPQRCHRTLLTVLVPTLNPQEMPQNSPHCAGTHPQSPEMSQNSPHCAGTHLQSPEMSQNSPHCAGTHPQSPEMSQNYPHCAGTHPQSPEMSPNSPHCAGTHLQSPEMSQNSPHCAGTHPQSPEMSQNSPHCAGTHPQSPEMSQNSPHCAGTHPQSPEMSQNSPHCAGTHLQSPEMSQNSPHCAGTHPQSPEMSQNSPHCAGTHAQSPRDATELSSLCWYPPSIPRDVTELSSLCWYPPSIPRDVTELSSLCWYPPSIPKRCHRTLLTVLVPTLNPQRCHRTLLTVLVPTLNPQEMPQNSPHCAGTQPPVTVLYCYSVSCDGTIHL; translated from the coding sequence ATGCCACAGAACTCTCCTGACTGCTGGTACCCACCCTCAATCCCCAAGATATGCCACAGAACTCTCACTGTGCTGGTACCCACCCTCAATCCCCAAGAGATGCCACAGAACTCTCCTCACTGTGCTGGTACCCACCTTCAATCCCCAGAGATGTCACAGAACTCTCCTCACTGTGCTGGTACCCACCCTCAATCCCCAAGAGATGCCACAGAACTCTCCTCACTGTGCTGGTACCCACCCTCAATCCCCAGAGATGTCACAGAACTCTCCTCACTGTGCTGGTACCCACCTTCAATCCCCAGAGATGTCACAGAACTCTCCTCACTGTGCTGGTACCCACCCTCAATCCCCAGAGATGTCACAGAACTCTCCTCACTGTGCTGGTACCCACCCTCAATCCCCAGAGATGTCACAGAACTCTCCTCACTGTGCTGGTACCCACCCTCAATCCCCAGAGATGTCACAGAACTCTCCTCACTGTGCTGGTACCCACCCTCAATCCCCAAGAGATGCCACAGAACTCTCCTCACTGTGCTGGTACCCACCTTCAATCCCCAGAGATGTCACAGAACTCTCCTCACTGTGCTGGTACCCACCCTCAATCCCCAAGAGATGCCACAGAACTCTCCTCACTGTGCTGGTACCCACCCTCAATCCCCAGAGATGTCACAGAACTCTCCTCACTGTGCTGGTACCCACCTTCAATCCCCAGAGATGTCACAGAACTCTCCTCACTGTGCTGGTACCCACCCTCAATCCCCAGAGATGTCACAGAACTCTCCTCACTGTGCTGGTACCCACCCTCAATCCCCAGAGATGTCACAGAACTCTCCTCGCTGTGCTGGTACCCACCCTCAATCCCCAAGAGATGCCACGGAACTCTCCTCACTGTGCTGGTACCCACCCTCAATCCCCAAGAGATGCCACAGAACTCTCCTCACTGTGCTGGTACCCACCTTCAATCCCCAGAGATGTCACAGAACTCTCCTCACTGTGCTGGTACCCACCCTCAATCCCCAAGAGATGCCACAGAACTCTCCTCACTGTGCTGGTACCCACCCTCAATCCCCAGAGATGTCACAGAACTCTCCTCACTGTGCTGGTACCCACCTTCAATCCCCAGAGATGTCACAGAACTCTCCTCACTGTGCTGGTACCCACCCTCAATCCCCAGAGATGTCACAGAACTATCCTCACTGTGCTGGTACCCACCCTCAATCCCCAGAGATGTCACCGAACTCTCCTCACTGTGCTGGTACCCACCTTCAATCCCCAGAGATGTCACAGAACTCTCCTCACTGTGCTGGTACCCACCCTCAATCCCCAGAGATGTCACAGAACTCTCCTCACTGTGCTGGTACCCACCCTCAATCCCCAGAGATGTCACAGAACTCTCCTCACTGTGCTGGTACCCACCCTCAATCCCCAGAGATGTCACAGAACTCTCCTCACTGTGCTGGTACCCACCTTCAATCCCCAGAGATGTCACAGAACTCTCCTCACTGTGCTGGTACCCACCCTCAATCCCCAGAGATGTCACAGAACTCTCCTCACTGTGCTGGTACCCACGCTCAATCCCCAAGAGATGCCACAGAACTCTCCTCACTGTGCTGGTACCCACCCTCAATCCCCAGAGATGTCACAGAACTCTCCTCACTGTGCTGGTACCCACCTTCAATCCCCAGAGATGTCACAGAACTCTCCTCACTGTGCTGGTACCCACCCTCAATCCCCAAGAGATGCCACAGAACTCTCCTCACTGTGCTGGTACCCACCCTCAATCCCCAGAGATGTCACAGAACTCTCCTCACTGTGCTGGTACCCACCCTCAATCCCCAAGAGATGCCACAGAACTCTCCTCACTGTGCTGGTACTCAGCCTCCAGTCACAGTACTGTATTGCTACTCAGTCTCATGTGATGgtacaatacatttataa